From Mesobacillus boroniphilus, the proteins below share one genomic window:
- the liaF gene encoding cell wall-active antibiotics response protein LiaF — protein sequence MLNNMKNDYVSWIVITGLILLLLEVSFFNEGLIFSLLASGAMVYFGRSLMPKKKGKVLFWVGLFFLLSSVFSMMTFRFFLLAVLIYLAYQFAQSKKKPEVITPVLQEPEHEVRKEMLIEKPPLFKNRLFGHQETPSHVYEWNDVNIQTGIGDSVVDLSLTVLPKGETVIFIRNIIGNVKVYVPYDLEVTLRHSSVIGSAEVFEHEEGRVLNQSLYVQTPGYDKAEQKVKIFTSMMVGNIEVKRI from the coding sequence ATGTTGAACAACATGAAAAATGATTATGTAAGTTGGATTGTGATAACGGGACTCATATTGCTTTTGCTCGAAGTTTCATTTTTTAATGAAGGATTGATTTTCTCCCTTCTTGCAAGCGGAGCGATGGTTTATTTTGGCCGCTCCCTGATGCCAAAGAAGAAAGGGAAGGTGCTATTCTGGGTAGGCCTATTCTTTTTACTGAGCAGTGTTTTCAGCATGATGACGTTCAGGTTTTTCTTATTGGCGGTGCTAATCTATCTTGCGTATCAATTTGCACAGTCGAAAAAGAAACCAGAAGTGATCACTCCAGTTTTACAGGAGCCTGAACATGAAGTCAGGAAGGAAATGCTGATTGAAAAGCCACCTCTATTTAAAAATCGCTTGTTTGGCCATCAGGAAACGCCGTCTCATGTGTATGAGTGGAACGATGTTAATATCCAAACGGGGATTGGCGACAGTGTGGTCGACTTAAGCTTGACGGTGCTGCCAAAGGGAGAAACCGTTATTTTCATCCGTAATATAATTGGCAATGTAAAAGTATATGTGCCATATGATTTAGAAGTCACCCTTCGTCATTCGTCGGTTATTGGCTCTGCTGAAGTGTTTGAGCATGAGGAAGGCAGGGTGCTGAATCAGAGCCTGTATGTGCAGACTCCAGGCTATGACAAAGCTGAGCAAAAAGTTAAAATCTTTACCTCAATGATGGTCGGGAATATCGAGGTGAAACGCATATGA
- a CDS encoding sensor histidine kinase: protein MTSAMRQILWGLTLGIILFIALTLSFVLVFPIAKLSDLWNRELMDIPFIIFTFSISVVLGVAFGMASGTYWRKQFQTVDSWLFQLEEGQEPEIDKNQTYAEISSISKRVGKLHKQISEKAMLSQRLATEKAEEQESRIQEIISQERNRLARELHDSVSQQLFAASMLMSAINETKGPSEEREAKQLKMVEEMIHQSQLEMRALLLHLRPVALKGKCLQEGIEELLIELRQKVTMNIKWKVEPFPLDKGVEDHLFRILQESVSNTLRHAKADQLEVLLIKRDDKVIMRVVDDGMGFNVEEAKAGSYGLQNMHERAGEIGGTLKIVSVENKGTRLEVKVPILVVAGEKND, encoded by the coding sequence ATGACGAGTGCGATGCGCCAGATTTTATGGGGATTGACCCTCGGAATTATTTTATTTATAGCGCTGACTTTGTCTTTTGTACTTGTTTTTCCGATAGCGAAGCTTTCTGATCTATGGAATCGTGAGTTGATGGATATTCCATTCATCATTTTCACCTTCAGCATTAGTGTCGTGTTAGGCGTAGCCTTTGGTATGGCGTCAGGGACATACTGGCGCAAGCAATTCCAGACGGTGGACAGCTGGCTCTTTCAGCTGGAGGAAGGCCAGGAGCCCGAAATTGACAAGAATCAGACTTACGCAGAAATTTCGTCGATTTCGAAAAGAGTTGGCAAGCTGCATAAACAAATCTCTGAAAAAGCGATGCTGTCACAGAGGCTGGCGACTGAAAAAGCGGAGGAGCAAGAGTCGCGGATCCAGGAAATCATTTCTCAGGAGCGCAACAGGCTTGCCAGAGAACTGCATGACTCGGTCAGCCAGCAGCTCTTTGCGGCATCGATGCTGATGTCAGCCATCAATGAAACGAAGGGACCTTCCGAGGAGCGAGAAGCGAAACAGCTAAAGATGGTCGAGGAAATGATCCATCAATCGCAGCTTGAAATGAGGGCGCTGCTTCTGCACCTTCGTCCGGTTGCATTGAAAGGCAAATGTCTGCAGGAAGGAATCGAGGAACTGTTAATCGAATTAAGACAGAAAGTCACAATGAACATTAAGTGGAAGGTCGAGCCGTTCCCGTTGGATAAGGGAGTCGAAGACCACTTATTCAGAATACTTCAGGAGTCTGTTTCGAATACGCTTCGCCATGCAAAAGCAGATCAGCTGGAAGTGCTGCTGATCAAGCGCGATGATAAAGTCATCATGCGGGTGGTCGATGACGGGATGGGTTTTAACGTAGAAGAAGCAAAAGCAGGTTCATATGGCCTCCAGAATATGCATGAGCGCGCCGGGGAAATCGGCGGAACGTTGAAGATTGTGAGTGTTGAAAATAAAGGGACCAGGCTTGAGGTCAAGGTTCCAATATTAGTGGTGGCGGGTGAGAAGAATGATTAA
- a CDS encoding response regulator: MIKVVFVDDHEMVRIGVSSYLSAQADIEVIGEADNGKTGVEMALELRPDIILMDLVMKEMDGIEATRQIIEQWPDAKIIIVTSFLDDEKVYPALEAGATSYMLKTSKASEIADAVRVTYSGQPVLEPEVTGKMMMKMRQRNNVELHEELTEREMEVLKLIAEGKTNQEIADELFIALKTVKTHVSNILSKLQVQDRTQAVIYAFRHSIVK; encoded by the coding sequence ATGATTAAAGTTGTGTTTGTGGATGACCATGAAATGGTGCGGATTGGTGTCTCTTCGTATTTATCGGCGCAGGCGGATATTGAGGTAATCGGCGAGGCGGATAACGGGAAGACAGGTGTCGAGATGGCGCTTGAGCTGCGGCCGGATATTATTCTCATGGATTTGGTCATGAAGGAAATGGACGGAATCGAAGCAACTAGGCAAATCATCGAGCAATGGCCAGATGCAAAAATCATCATTGTCACTAGCTTTCTCGATGATGAAAAAGTGTATCCCGCACTTGAGGCAGGAGCGACTAGCTATATGCTGAAAACATCGAAAGCCAGCGAAATTGCTGATGCTGTAAGAGTTACATACTCAGGACAGCCTGTGCTCGAGCCGGAAGTGACGGGCAAGATGATGATGAAAATGCGCCAGAGAAACAACGTCGAGCTGCACGAAGAATTGACAGAGCGTGAGATGGAAGTCTTGAAGCTGATTGCTGAAGGAAAGACAAACCAGGAAATCGCGGACGAACTATTTATCGCCCTTAAGACTGTGAAGACTCACGTCAGCAATATCCTGAGCAAACTGCAGGTGCAGGACCGTACCCAGGCTGTCATCTATGCATTCAGGCATTCAATCGTAAAATAA
- a CDS encoding RAxF-45 family protein, translating to MIKTVFVRGFWNEFLYFCRAKFAVAAANGIRVSFFNSLISNTNGMIISFPA from the coding sequence ATGATCAAGACTGTTTTTGTACGCGGATTTTGGAATGAGTTCCTTTATTTTTGTCGTGCAAAATTTGCTGTTGCAGCTGCCAACGGGATACGTGTGTCCTTTTTTAACAGCTTAATATCAAATACAAACGGTATGATCATCTCTTTTCCCGCTTAA
- the abc-f gene encoding ribosomal protection-like ABC-F family protein → MIACSINHISKMYGGNLIFEDLSFEINENDRVGLVGPNGCGKTTLMKLIAGMEEADQGKIHWKKGLQIGYLAQVPAYEEGMTARAVLETAFDELLAVQEEMKQQEIEMAAAGEDSVKLERLLAKYGVLQEKFSLGGGYEMEANIDRIANGLKIEGLLDSDFNNLSGGEKTKVGLGLSLLRNPDLLLLDEPTNHLDIMAAEWLAEFLKEYDGTVVIISHDRYFLDETATKILDLEDGEIDLYHANYSGFIKEKEAKLLREFQAYEEQQRKIKKMKEAIKRLRDWANRSNPPSAALHKRATNMERALARMEKLDRPVLNRKKMNFELETGARSGKDVLVYKDVEKSFGGRELFSNVNLQLHYKDRAAIVGENGSGKTTLLKFIQGDIKPDDGEVRKGSNVKIGYLSQHMELSSQKGTVLDAFRNEVVMNEGEARNVLAGFLFYGASVFKKVSQLSGGERMRLRLAQLMHQDLNFLILDEPTNHLDIDSREVLEEALDGFEGTLLAVSHDRYFLNKLFDKVYWLEDGELTEIEGNYDRARVKMAEKRKRWEAANPAPAESVKPPKREEIVKQPVVDHEEEVLFEEIESHEKSIATLEQQMAIMTDLAMLQELHAEKEALESKRNQLYSKLEEIS, encoded by the coding sequence ATGATAGCATGCAGTATTAACCATATAAGCAAAATGTACGGAGGCAATTTGATTTTTGAGGATTTGTCTTTTGAAATAAACGAGAACGACAGGGTTGGCCTGGTTGGACCAAATGGATGCGGCAAGACAACGTTGATGAAGCTGATTGCCGGCATGGAAGAAGCGGATCAAGGGAAGATACATTGGAAAAAAGGCTTGCAAATCGGATATCTTGCCCAGGTTCCTGCCTACGAGGAAGGGATGACAGCGAGGGCAGTTCTAGAAACAGCTTTTGATGAGTTACTGGCTGTTCAGGAGGAGATGAAGCAACAAGAAATCGAGATGGCAGCGGCAGGCGAGGATTCGGTTAAGCTAGAAAGGCTGCTGGCAAAATACGGTGTTCTTCAGGAGAAGTTTTCTCTTGGAGGCGGTTATGAAATGGAGGCGAATATTGACCGCATTGCCAACGGCTTGAAGATTGAGGGCTTGCTGGATTCCGATTTTAACAACCTTAGCGGCGGTGAAAAAACGAAAGTAGGCCTTGGATTGAGTTTGTTGAGAAATCCGGATTTGCTGCTTCTCGATGAGCCGACAAACCACCTTGATATCATGGCTGCTGAGTGGCTGGCCGAATTTTTGAAAGAATACGATGGGACAGTTGTGATCATCTCGCATGACCGTTATTTCCTTGACGAAACAGCGACGAAAATCCTCGACTTGGAGGATGGCGAGATTGACCTCTATCATGCCAATTATTCAGGGTTCATCAAAGAAAAAGAAGCAAAATTACTGCGTGAATTCCAGGCGTATGAAGAGCAGCAGCGGAAAATCAAGAAGATGAAAGAGGCAATCAAGCGTCTGCGTGATTGGGCGAATAGATCGAACCCGCCAAGTGCAGCTCTCCATAAAAGGGCGACGAACATGGAGAGAGCGCTGGCCAGAATGGAGAAGTTGGACCGACCGGTTTTAAACAGGAAGAAAATGAATTTTGAACTGGAGACAGGTGCCCGGAGCGGTAAGGATGTGCTGGTTTATAAGGATGTTGAAAAATCATTTGGAGGGAGAGAGCTTTTTTCAAACGTCAATCTCCAGCTGCACTATAAGGACCGGGCGGCGATTGTCGGCGAAAATGGCTCTGGTAAAACAACTCTGCTAAAATTCATCCAGGGTGACATTAAGCCTGACGATGGAGAAGTGCGTAAAGGAAGCAATGTTAAAATCGGATACCTATCACAGCATATGGAACTTTCCAGTCAGAAAGGCACCGTGCTTGATGCATTCCGGAACGAGGTAGTAATGAATGAGGGAGAGGCCCGAAATGTGCTGGCAGGATTCCTGTTCTATGGTGCATCTGTTTTTAAGAAAGTTTCACAGCTGAGCGGGGGCGAACGAATGAGGCTTCGACTTGCACAGTTGATGCATCAAGATCTTAATTTCCTTATTCTTGATGAACCGACCAATCATCTCGATATCGATTCACGTGAAGTACTGGAGGAGGCGCTGGATGGATTTGAGGGTACGCTCCTGGCTGTCTCCCATGACCGCTATTTCCTGAATAAGCTTTTTGATAAGGTTTACTGGCTTGAGGACGGGGAGCTGACGGAAATAGAAGGCAATTACGACCGGGCGAGAGTGAAAATGGCGGAGAAACGGAAGCGGTGGGAGGCTGCTAATCCAGCTCCTGCGGAATCTGTAAAACCTCCTAAAAGGGAAGAAATAGTCAAACAACCTGTTGTTGATCATGAGGAAGAAGTCCTGTTCGAAGAAATCGAGAGTCATGAAAAATCGATTGCCACACTTGAACAGCAAATGGCCATAATGACCGATCTTGCAATGCTCCAGGAGCTTCACGCTGAAAAAGAAGCTTTAGAGTCAAAACGAAATCAGCTGTATTCAAAGCTTGAGGAAATATCATAA
- a CDS encoding polysaccharide biosynthesis protein — MNTFLKGMSILVIATFLGEVVEFLVNMILARELGESGMGHYMTILPTIFLIMMLASFELPVSISKMIAERDESYHRSMISHAIRLAVVFTTVLLIGAAILLPSIPVFKDYHPLLKWVVLSLIPVMTITAIARGFFMGKQDMGKIAISHFIRRAVQLLLLSAVFQFFEFGSETALLVAFCTLAGSELVVFLYLLHYFIMSYQKIKSVSGKHVSGREVRKSLVEVSVPTTGLRIFHSLTHAVQPFLIKFAIVSAGLTAEMATEQFGMMAGIAMTIGFFPAFIAHSFLIILIPTVSKAYAEKEFFKLQKLLQQVMLLTLLYGLPAVTAFYFLAEPLTNTFFHSKQAAVFLQLLAPYFLFHYFTIPMQAYLIGLGLVKDAFIHSVYATIVTFSLIYLVGSRPEWGMEGVIVGMNTGSMVILLLHYLTICKKIGITWRAKSVIKDSRF; from the coding sequence ATGAATACTTTTTTAAAAGGGATGTCTATCCTCGTGATTGCTACTTTTCTTGGAGAAGTGGTGGAGTTCCTCGTCAATATGATTCTGGCAAGGGAGCTCGGGGAAAGCGGTATGGGGCATTACATGACGATATTGCCGACGATTTTCCTGATCATGATGCTCGCGAGCTTTGAGCTGCCGGTGTCGATTTCAAAGATGATCGCGGAGAGGGATGAGTCTTACCACCGGAGCATGATCAGCCATGCCATCAGGCTGGCGGTGGTATTCACAACAGTGTTGCTAATTGGTGCTGCCATTCTGCTTCCAAGCATTCCTGTATTCAAGGATTATCACCCCCTGCTTAAATGGGTCGTGCTGTCACTGATACCGGTGATGACGATTACTGCTATCGCCAGGGGATTTTTCATGGGAAAACAGGATATGGGGAAAATTGCGATTTCCCATTTTATCAGAAGAGCTGTTCAGCTCCTGTTGCTCTCAGCGGTTTTTCAGTTTTTTGAGTTTGGAAGCGAAACGGCGCTCCTGGTTGCTTTTTGCACACTGGCGGGAAGCGAGCTCGTCGTGTTCCTTTATCTATTACACTACTTCATTATGTCTTATCAGAAGATTAAAAGTGTATCAGGTAAGCATGTAAGCGGGCGAGAGGTGAGAAAGAGTCTTGTGGAGGTTTCCGTGCCGACGACCGGCCTGAGGATTTTTCATTCCCTGACGCATGCTGTTCAGCCATTTCTGATAAAATTTGCGATTGTCAGTGCTGGATTAACAGCGGAAATGGCAACGGAACAATTCGGGATGATGGCGGGAATTGCGATGACGATTGGATTTTTCCCGGCGTTTATAGCCCATTCCTTTCTGATCATCCTGATTCCGACTGTATCGAAGGCATATGCGGAAAAAGAGTTCTTTAAGCTGCAAAAATTGCTGCAGCAGGTAATGCTGTTAACATTGCTTTATGGATTGCCGGCTGTAACTGCTTTTTACTTTCTGGCAGAGCCACTGACTAATACCTTCTTTCATTCTAAGCAGGCAGCGGTCTTTTTGCAGCTGCTGGCGCCATACTTCCTGTTCCACTACTTCACCATCCCGATGCAGGCGTATTTGATCGGACTTGGATTGGTGAAGGACGCCTTTATTCACTCCGTTTATGCTACGATTGTTACCTTTTCACTGATTTACCTCGTCGGCTCAAGACCGGAATGGGGGATGGAAGGGGTTATCGTAGGCATGAATACGGGCAGTATGGTTATCTTGCTGCTGCATTACCTGACGATTTGTAAAAAAATCGGCATTACCTGGCGGGCTAAGAGTGTGATCAAAGATTCTAGATTTTAA
- a CDS encoding DUF1284 domain-containing protein, which translates to MGYSPEFVKKMESIVKDIRDPEQDFYIKVVAAFDDACMSCPHRGLEICEASEGSNEHVLTMDGNVIRHLGLVPGERYLKSELVKWTAEKVEPDDLDDLCKNCSWLSYGVCKEGIAELRANTKCLTHGG; encoded by the coding sequence ATGGGCTACAGCCCTGAGTTTGTGAAGAAGATGGAGAGTATCGTAAAAGATATACGCGATCCTGAGCAGGATTTTTACATAAAGGTGGTTGCTGCGTTCGATGACGCATGCATGTCCTGTCCACATAGAGGCCTTGAGATATGTGAGGCGAGTGAGGGGTCGAATGAACATGTGCTGACGATGGATGGGAATGTCATTCGTCATTTAGGTCTTGTGCCGGGCGAACGTTATTTAAAATCTGAGCTTGTCAAATGGACTGCGGAAAAGGTTGAACCCGATGATCTTGATGACCTTTGTAAAAACTGTTCATGGCTCTCATACGGAGTATGCAAGGAAGGAATTGCCGAACTCCGAGCAAACACAAAATGCCTGACTCATGGTGGTTGA
- a CDS encoding TrkA C-terminal domain-containing protein, whose product MGILFIFIYFFIVFTVIEINTSIFVTTGLDRKVARFQVISMLTGTGFTTGESELIIDHPVRRRLGAFLILFGAFSLAVIISAISNLLTDNFYTMEITYVAGGLLILLFILKTPTVQKMMATKMKRELKENYELADLPIRDVLLMDDEDEVREISIKKDSPFAGKTFDEVVTQKDDLILLFIKRGDINIRQKSHKTKLEAGDRLVLYGNNPLIDEKFKDA is encoded by the coding sequence GTGGGTATCCTATTTATTTTTATTTACTTTTTCATCGTTTTTACTGTAATAGAAATTAACACTTCTATTTTTGTCACAACGGGCCTAGACAGAAAAGTTGCCAGGTTTCAGGTTATTTCCATGCTAACAGGCACTGGTTTTACCACAGGTGAATCTGAGCTGATCATCGACCATCCTGTCAGAAGAAGATTGGGTGCTTTTTTGATTTTATTTGGAGCTTTCTCGCTTGCAGTGATTATTTCCGCGATCAGCAATCTCCTGACTGACAATTTTTACACGATGGAAATTACCTATGTTGCAGGAGGACTATTGATCCTGCTATTTATTTTAAAAACACCAACAGTGCAAAAAATGATGGCGACTAAAATGAAAAGAGAACTAAAGGAGAACTACGAGCTTGCGGATTTGCCCATCCGGGATGTGCTTTTGATGGATGATGAAGATGAAGTACGGGAGATTTCGATTAAGAAAGATTCTCCCTTCGCCGGAAAGACCTTTGATGAAGTGGTCACTCAAAAAGACGATCTTATTCTTTTGTTTATTAAAAGAGGTGATATCAATATCCGGCAGAAATCTCATAAAACAAAGCTTGAAGCCGGTGACCGTCTTGTTTTATATGGAAATAACCCTTTGATAGATGAAAAATTTAAAGATGCCTGA
- a CDS encoding magnesium transporter CorA family protein yields the protein MRQTFNEEKWIWFDFEKADQSQIEEVISNYPTCENWYTNIKERQANLLQLNTETRGEEHIWGSLIYKQNIEEQHEKNIFHFYISKDFFITIDFDFTVLESDPLSVNKQMEQSENAVDGFFVLLGEILVNYLQKIDEYEERLHELLWKMKEQNNREILEKIYENRHELLIWKNLLVPINELKFIAEEAYGKEIHEMSEFSRVVTRVERVQTLLDEYQQAIDTMINLEEVVSTLRGNEIMKTLTVMTVLFTPVMAWGALWGMNFKVMPELEWKFGYALAGALILFSTIALFYYLKIKGWMGDILRVKGKNRFFE from the coding sequence TTGCGGCAAACATTCAATGAGGAAAAATGGATATGGTTTGATTTTGAGAAAGCGGATCAATCACAAATCGAGGAAGTTATATCCAATTATCCAACATGCGAGAACTGGTATACCAACATAAAAGAAAGGCAGGCGAATCTCCTTCAGCTCAACACTGAAACAAGGGGAGAGGAACATATTTGGGGCTCGCTTATTTATAAACAGAATATCGAAGAACAGCATGAAAAAAATATCTTCCATTTTTATATAAGCAAAGATTTCTTTATTACTATTGATTTTGATTTTACAGTGCTGGAATCAGACCCTTTAAGTGTTAACAAGCAAATGGAGCAATCAGAAAATGCTGTTGATGGCTTCTTTGTACTCCTAGGGGAGATCCTGGTGAATTATCTGCAAAAAATAGATGAATATGAAGAGCGGCTCCATGAGCTTTTATGGAAAATGAAAGAACAAAACAACCGTGAAATCCTTGAAAAAATATATGAAAACAGGCATGAACTGCTAATTTGGAAAAATCTTTTGGTACCAATCAATGAATTGAAGTTCATCGCTGAAGAAGCCTATGGCAAGGAAATTCATGAAATGAGTGAATTTAGCCGGGTTGTGACACGTGTTGAACGGGTACAGACGCTCCTGGATGAGTACCAGCAAGCGATTGACACGATGATCAATCTAGAAGAAGTGGTATCCACCCTTCGCGGAAATGAAATCATGAAGACTTTAACCGTCATGACGGTGTTATTTACACCAGTAATGGCCTGGGGAGCGCTGTGGGGCATGAACTTTAAAGTTATGCCGGAATTAGAATGGAAATTTGGCTACGCACTTGCGGGTGCTTTAATTTTATTCTCCACGATAGCACTTTTTTATTATTTGAAAATTAAAGGCTGGATGGGAGATATATTAAGAGTAAAAGGGAAGAACCGGTTTTTTGAATAG
- a CDS encoding DUF3243 domain-containing protein, producing the protein MMEKDHMIHKDGDVDTSKVDETLERMDTQQADEILGDFNEFRTYLSKRIKLGKTAGLDEEQLAKTAEKVADYLADKVTPRNKEEQLLQELWKVGTKEEQHALAHMLVKLAE; encoded by the coding sequence ATCATGGAAAAAGACCATATGATTCATAAAGATGGCGATGTCGATACTAGCAAGGTAGATGAGACCCTCGAACGGATGGATACACAACAGGCAGATGAAATCCTTGGTGATTTCAATGAATTCAGAACCTATCTGAGCAAACGGATCAAGCTGGGCAAGACAGCGGGGCTTGATGAAGAGCAGCTTGCGAAAACGGCTGAAAAGGTTGCCGATTACCTCGCAGACAAGGTGACACCTCGCAACAAAGAGGAGCAGCTGCTACAGGAACTATGGAAGGTCGGCACAAAAGAAGAGCAGCACGCATTGGCCCATATGCTTGTAAAATTAGCTGAATAG
- a CDS encoding Bax inhibitor-1/YccA family protein — MYAYSDSSMMPSVMRTFAFSLAIAFIGTMAGVFVPPALFLPLIIIELAMLIGVFFLRKKKAISYAFLYAFTFISGMTMYPVIAHYIAVSGANVVINALGATTVVFTGLAIYATKTKRDLSFLGGMLMAALLALIAVGIFNWIWPLSSTGMMAYSFIGILVFSGYVLFDFNRMKHYGVSPEEVPLMALNLYLDFINLFLYILRFFGILSSND, encoded by the coding sequence ATGTACGCTTACTCAGATAGCTCCATGATGCCATCGGTAATGAGAACCTTCGCGTTTTCACTGGCAATTGCCTTTATTGGCACAATGGCTGGGGTGTTTGTTCCGCCTGCGCTGTTCCTTCCACTCATCATCATTGAGCTTGCGATGCTGATAGGAGTGTTCTTTTTAAGAAAAAAGAAAGCTATCTCTTATGCATTTCTTTATGCGTTTACGTTCATATCTGGAATGACGATGTATCCTGTCATTGCCCATTACATCGCAGTATCTGGTGCCAATGTAGTGATCAATGCTCTCGGAGCCACTACCGTTGTTTTTACTGGTCTCGCGATTTATGCGACAAAAACTAAGCGTGACCTTAGCTTCCTTGGCGGCATGCTGATGGCAGCCTTGCTGGCGCTGATTGCTGTAGGTATTTTTAACTGGATCTGGCCGCTTAGCTCGACCGGAATGATGGCATACTCGTTCATTGGGATTCTTGTTTTCAGCGGATATGTTTTGTTTGATTTTAACAGGATGAAGCATTATGGCGTGAGTCCAGAAGAAGTGCCGCTGATGGCTCTTAATCTATATCTAGATTTCATCAATCTCTTCCTATATATCCTGCGTTTCTTCGGGATACTATCGAGCAATGACTAA
- the mscL gene encoding large-conductance mechanosensitive channel protein MscL, translating into MWNEFKKFAFKGNVLDLAVGVIIGAAFGKIVSSLVDDIIMPIVGLATFGADFSELTYKAVNYGSFLQAVVNFFITAFAIFFFVRIINRYRKKEEAKPAAPKIDAKEELLMEIRDLLKEKKRI; encoded by the coding sequence ATGTGGAATGAATTCAAGAAATTTGCCTTTAAAGGCAATGTGCTGGATCTCGCTGTTGGAGTAATCATCGGGGCGGCTTTTGGGAAAATCGTTTCTTCGCTTGTCGATGACATTATTATGCCGATTGTGGGACTCGCTACTTTCGGGGCTGATTTTTCAGAACTTACATACAAAGCGGTAAACTACGGTTCGTTTCTCCAAGCTGTCGTCAACTTTTTCATCACAGCCTTCGCCATTTTCTTCTTTGTGAGAATCATTAACCGCTATCGAAAAAAAGAAGAAGCCAAGCCTGCAGCTCCTAAAATTGATGCAAAAGAAGAGCTGTTGATGGAGATTCGCGATCTTTTAAAAGAAAAAAAACGTATTTAA